In one window of Skermanella rosea DNA:
- a CDS encoding c-type cytochrome gives MTIYKTLLAIAAALAMTPVSIASAQGDAAAGEKAFNKCKACHTIEQGGANRVGPNLHGVVGREAGAVQGFSYSKPIQETDVSWTEDNLDKYLADPKGFIPGNKMAFPGIKNESERQNIIAYLKQNS, from the coding sequence ATGACGATCTATAAGACTCTGTTGGCTATCGCAGCAGCACTCGCAATGACACCGGTTTCCATCGCGTCGGCTCAAGGCGATGCGGCAGCCGGAGAAAAGGCTTTCAACAAGTGCAAAGCTTGTCACACGATCGAGCAGGGGGGAGCGAACCGGGTAGGTCCCAACCTCCATGGCGTCGTTGGCCGCGAAGCCGGTGCTGTGCAAGGTTTCTCATACTCCAAGCCGATCCAGGAGACTGATGTGTCGTGGACCGAAGACAATCTCGACAAGTACCTCGCCGATCCCAAAGGCTTCATCCCGGGCAATAAAATGGCCTTCCCGGGCATCAAGAACGAATCGGAGCGGCAAAACATCATTGCCTACCTGAAACAGAATTCCTGA
- a CDS encoding ferritin family protein — protein MASSFNPNSWHISSMEELMALAEAQEHRAAARYDQLAARMDRFGSLETAALFRRLAAMEREHVEALSDWGGSAAPHAKLPDELGEGTATDTDEVPVSLTPYRALAIAVRNEERAFSLLTYIAAHAQTSEISARAEALAIEELHHVALLRAQRRKAYHAERHGARDHEREIDIATRSVADLRIVAGRLLSRALETHQALAQELRAAGDQEGADLLFHLIAKELAEARRLGIRGFGNSGEEAAEAHGSATSAGLDSGAMWPVENMVDIFLAAAERSRDEKVVLEAQRLGGVAITWLAELRADLEATA, from the coding sequence ATGGCATCGTCCTTCAACCCGAATTCCTGGCATATTTCCTCGATGGAGGAACTCATGGCGCTGGCCGAAGCGCAGGAGCATCGGGCTGCCGCGCGCTACGATCAGCTTGCCGCGCGCATGGACCGCTTCGGCAGCCTGGAGACGGCCGCCCTGTTCCGGCGGTTGGCGGCCATGGAGCGGGAGCACGTCGAGGCCCTGTCCGACTGGGGTGGATCCGCAGCCCCTCACGCGAAGCTCCCGGACGAACTGGGAGAGGGAACGGCCACTGACACGGACGAGGTTCCCGTGTCGCTGACCCCTTACCGGGCGCTGGCGATCGCGGTCCGGAATGAGGAGCGGGCCTTCAGCCTGCTGACCTATATCGCCGCCCATGCGCAGACATCCGAGATAAGCGCACGGGCCGAGGCGCTGGCTATCGAGGAACTCCACCATGTGGCGCTTCTGCGCGCCCAACGGCGCAAGGCATACCACGCAGAGCGCCACGGCGCGCGGGATCATGAGCGCGAGATCGACATCGCCACACGGTCCGTTGCCGACCTGCGGATTGTCGCCGGGAGGCTGCTGTCCCGCGCGCTCGAAACCCATCAAGCCCTTGCCCAGGAACTGCGGGCTGCCGGCGACCAGGAAGGAGCGGATCTTCTGTTCCACCTCATTGCCAAGGAACTGGCCGAAGCCCGGCGGCTTGGTATCCGTGGCTTCGGAAACTCCGGAGAGGAAGCTGCCGAAGCGCACGGTTCGGCAACATCGGCCGGCCTGGATTCCGGCGCTATGTGGCCGGTCGAAAACATGGTTGATATTTTCCTGGCTGCCGCGGAGCGGAGCCGGGACGAAAAGGTGGTGCTTGAAGCGCAGCGGCTGGGGGGCGTGGCAATCACCTGGCTGGCGGAGTTGCGCGCCGACCTGGAAGCGACTGCTTGA